Within Paenibacillus albicereus, the genomic segment ATCGGTCAGCAGAACTCGGCGCGCGAGGCCAGCTCGGTCATGACGAGCATGGCGCGGTACGCCTCGAGCATGTCGGCGGCGGCGAAGGTGACGACCGGGCTGCCGCTGTCGAGCTCGGTGCCCGGCATCAGATGCGCCCATTCGGCCTGGCCGTAGTTGGCGAACTCGATCGACAGCGCCGGCTTGTCCGGCGGCGCGAGCGGCTGGACGCGGCCGCGCGAGCCGAGCGCCTCCCGCGTCTTCTCCCGCAGCAGCTGGCCGCTCTTGTCCGGCGTCAGGCAGAGCGCGGACGTGCGGGAGACGTAGGTCTTGACGACCGCTGTCGTCACGCCGGGGATCAGCGCCTCCGCCTCCACCGCCGTCCGATCGTCGCCGGCGACGAGCAGCACGGGCACGCCGTAGTAACCCGCGACATATGCGTTCAGGCCGAGCTCGCCGACCGCTTTGCCGTTCAGCCACATGCGGTGCGCGCCGAAGATCATCGAGTGGCTGAGCACGCCCGGGGTCGGCGCCATCGTATGGTAGCCGATGAACGCCGCGCCCGCGAACGAGCCGTCGAGTCCCTGCACCATCGAGTACGGCTTCACGTCGCCGCACAGGAGCTGCGCGTCGGGATGGAGG encodes:
- a CDS encoding M55 family metallopeptidase; the encoded protein is MKLYVSVDMEGITGMVDSSFVFPGKHNYARGQQIMTDEANHVIASAFDEGCAEVVVNDSHSKMNNLLIERLHPDAQLLCGDVKPYSMVQGLDGSFAGAAFIGYHTMAPTPGVLSHSMIFGAHRMWLNGKAVGELGLNAYVAGYYGVPVLLVAGDDRTAVEAEALIPGVTTAVVKTYVSRTSALCLTPDKSGQLLREKTREALGSRGRVQPLAPPDKPALSIEFANYGQAEWAHLMPGTELDSGSPVVTFAAADMLEAYRAMLVMTELASRAEFC